In a single window of the Streptococcus ilei genome:
- the pyrE gene encoding orotate phosphoribosyltransferase has translation MSLAKDIASHLLKIEAVYLKPEEPFTWASGIKSPIYTDNRVTLAYPETRTLIENGFVDKIKEAFPEVEVIAGTATAGIPHGAIIADKMNLPFAYIRSKPKDHGAGNQIEGRVPQGQKMVVVEDLISTGGSVLDAVAAAKREGADVLGVVAIFTYQLEKADKKFAEAGVQLETLSNYTELIHLAEEQGYITSEGLEMLRRFKENQETWQNN, from the coding sequence ATGTCATTAGCTAAAGATATTGCCAGCCATCTTCTAAAAATTGAAGCCGTTTATTTGAAACCAGAAGAGCCTTTTACTTGGGCTTCAGGGATCAAGTCCCCTATTTATACAGATAACCGTGTGACCCTCGCTTATCCTGAAACTCGTACCTTGATTGAGAATGGATTTGTGGACAAAATTAAGGAAGCTTTCCCTGAAGTAGAAGTGATTGCTGGAACAGCAACTGCGGGGATTCCTCACGGTGCCATTATCGCTGATAAGATGAATCTGCCTTTTGCCTACATCCGTAGCAAACCAAAAGATCATGGTGCTGGGAACCAAATCGAAGGCCGTGTACCACAAGGTCAAAAGATGGTAGTGGTGGAAGATTTGATTTCTACAGGCGGTTCAGTTTTGGATGCTGTCGCAGCTGCGAAACGTGAAGGAGCAGATGTCCTTGGTGTGGTGGCTATCTTCACCTACCAATTGGAAAAAGCCGATAAGAAATTTGCAGAAGCTGGCGTTCAACTCGAAACCTTGTCTAACTACACAGAACTGATTCATTTGGCAGAAGAACAAGGTTATATTACCTCTGAAGGTTTGGAAATGTTGCGCCGTTTCAAGGAAAACCAAGAAACTTGGCAAAATAACTAA
- a CDS encoding LysR family transcriptional regulator, with protein sequence MRIQQLHYIIKIVETGSMNEASKQLFITQPSLSNAVRDLEKEMGIDIFIRNPKGITLTKDGMEFLSYARQVVEQTQLLEERYKNPVANRELFSVSSQHYAFVVEAFVSLLKKSDMEKYELFLRETRTWEIIDDVKNFRSEIGVLFLNGYNRDVLSKMLDDSHLKATHLFTAQPHIFVSKTNPLANKDVVKLEDLEDFPYLSYDQGTHNSFYFSEEILSQEYHKKSIVVSDRATLFNLLIGLDGYTIATGILNSNLNGDNIVSIPLDIDDPIELVYIQHEKASLSKMGEKFIEYLLEEVRFDK encoded by the coding sequence ATGAGAATCCAACAATTACATTACATTATCAAAATCGTCGAAACAGGCTCTATGAATGAGGCATCCAAACAACTCTTCATTACCCAGCCAAGTTTGTCTAATGCTGTGCGGGACTTGGAAAAAGAAATGGGGATTGACATCTTCATCCGTAATCCCAAAGGTATCACTCTGACCAAGGATGGGATGGAGTTCCTTTCTTATGCCCGTCAAGTCGTGGAGCAGACCCAACTCTTAGAAGAACGCTATAAAAATCCAGTAGCCAATCGGGAGCTCTTTAGCGTATCATCCCAGCACTATGCTTTCGTGGTCGAAGCCTTCGTCTCTCTCCTCAAGAAAAGTGACATGGAGAAATACGAGCTCTTCCTACGGGAGACTAGAACCTGGGAAATCATCGATGACGTCAAGAACTTCCGAAGTGAGATTGGTGTCCTCTTCCTTAATGGCTACAACCGGGATGTCCTCTCAAAAATGCTGGATGATAGCCACCTCAAGGCAACCCACCTCTTCACTGCTCAACCTCACATCTTCGTCAGCAAAACCAACCCATTGGCTAACAAAGATGTGGTCAAGCTAGAAGATCTAGAAGACTTCCCTTATCTCAGCTATGACCAAGGGACCCACAACTCCTTCTACTTCTCAGAAGAGATCCTCTCCCAAGAGTATCACAAAAAGTCTATCGTGGTCAGCGACCGTGCCACCCTCTTCAATCTCTTGATTGGTCTGGACGGCTACACCATTGCGACCGGTATCCTCAATAGCAACCTCAACGGAGACAATATCGTCTCCATCCCACTAGATATCGATGACCCAATCGAGCTAGTCTACATCCAACATGAGAAAGCTAGCCTCTCCAAGATGGGTGAGAAATTTATCGAATACTTACTTGAGGAAGTCCGATTTGATAAATAA
- the pyrF gene encoding orotidine-5'-phosphate decarboxylase yields MREERPIIALDFPAFEDVKNFLEHFPEDEKLFVKIGMEFFYAVGPEIVHYLKGRGHSIFLDLKLHDIPNTVKSAMSVLGTFGVDMVTVHAAGGVEMMREAKKALGPGAKLVAVTQLTSTSEEDMRDCQNIQTTVQESVVNYARKAQEAGLDGVVCSAHEVDLIKKATSEEFVCVTPGIRPAGAEIGDQKRVMTPQEAHAIGSDYIVVGRPIIQAENPWDAYHEIKRQWNS; encoded by the coding sequence ATGCGTGAAGAACGTCCCATCATCGCCCTTGACTTTCCAGCTTTTGAAGATGTAAAAAACTTTTTAGAACATTTCCCAGAAGATGAAAAACTTTTTGTAAAAATAGGAATGGAATTTTTCTATGCAGTTGGACCAGAAATTGTCCACTATCTGAAAGGTCGTGGCCACAGTATTTTCTTGGATCTAAAATTGCACGACATCCCAAATACGGTTAAGTCAGCAATGTCTGTCCTTGGCACCTTTGGTGTGGATATGGTGACAGTTCATGCGGCTGGCGGTGTAGAGATGATGCGCGAAGCTAAAAAAGCACTTGGGCCAGGAGCCAAGTTGGTGGCGGTGACTCAGTTGACTTCTACCAGTGAAGAAGACATGCGTGATTGCCAAAACATCCAAACCACTGTCCAAGAATCAGTAGTTAATTATGCCCGAAAAGCACAAGAAGCTGGTTTGGACGGAGTTGTTTGTTCAGCCCATGAAGTTGATTTGATCAAGAAGGCTACATCAGAAGAGTTTGTCTGTGTAACCCCAGGTATCCGTCCTGCGGGAGCAGAAATTGGTGACCAAAAACGGGTCATGACCCCACAAGAAGCCCACGCCATCGGTTCAGACTACATTGTCGTTGGACGTCCGATCATCCAAGCAGAAAACCCATGGGATGCTTATCATGAGATTAAGAGACAGTGGAACTCGTAA
- a CDS encoding dihydroorotate dehydrogenase electron transfer subunit: MVSDSCKKRFGKIMMEDMELIAQEEIAPRIFSMVLKGQMVEQMLAGQFLHIRVPDDSKLLRRPISISEIDQASHTCRLIYRVEGGGTAIFSQLPIGSFLSVMGPQGNGFDLKGLGQGARTLIIGGGIGVPPLVQVAKQLHEQGVEVHSVLGFSTKEAVILEEELKQYGQVTITTDDGSYGIQGNVSTVVETLNEDIDAVYSCGAPGMLKYVNSKFYDHPRAYISMESRMACGMGACYACVVHLENASQAANKRVCEDGPVFETGTIVM; this comes from the coding sequence ATGGTCAGTGACAGCTGTAAAAAACGGTTTGGAAAAATCATGATGGAAGACATGGAGTTAATCGCTCAAGAAGAAATTGCGCCACGGATTTTTTCAATGGTCTTGAAGGGGCAAATGGTCGAGCAGATGCTAGCTGGGCAGTTTCTCCATATCCGTGTACCGGATGACTCTAAGCTCCTTCGTCGTCCCATTTCTATCTCAGAGATTGATCAAGCCAGCCATACCTGTCGCCTCATCTATCGCGTAGAAGGAGGCGGAACGGCCATCTTTTCTCAGCTGCCTATTGGTAGTTTTCTAAGTGTCATGGGTCCTCAAGGGAATGGCTTTGACTTAAAGGGGCTTGGCCAAGGGGCGCGTACTTTGATTATCGGTGGCGGGATTGGAGTACCTCCCTTGGTCCAAGTGGCTAAACAGCTACATGAGCAAGGAGTAGAAGTCCATTCTGTCCTTGGATTTTCTACTAAAGAAGCGGTTATCCTTGAAGAAGAGTTGAAGCAGTATGGGCAAGTGACCATTACAACTGACGATGGTTCCTATGGGATCCAAGGTAATGTGTCAACTGTAGTGGAAACACTCAATGAAGATATTGATGCGGTTTATTCATGTGGAGCCCCTGGTATGCTCAAATACGTCAACAGCAAGTTCTATGATCACCCTCGGGCCTATATTTCAATGGAATCCCGTATGGCCTGTGGGATGGGAGCTTGCTATGCCTGTGTCGTTCATCTGGAAAATGCAAGCCAAGCAGCCAATAAACGCGTGTGTGAAGATGGTCCAGTCTTTGAAACTGGTACGATTGTGATGTAG
- a CDS encoding NAD-dependent protein deacylase produces MDKLKELQDVIDRSQNIVFFGGAGVSTESNIPDFRSSDGVYSVTLGRHFTAEQLVSHTMFERYPEDFFDFYKKYLIYPDAKPNAAHCYLARLEETGKLKAVVTQNIDSLHEMAGSKKVLKLHGSADRNYCTGCQRFYDLEAFLALAGTIPHCLDCGKVVKPDVTLYEEPLDMDVFSQAARAIQEADLLIIGGTSLVVYPAASLIQYFQGKNLVVINKTNIPQDKQADLVIEGKIGQVFSKLRQ; encoded by the coding sequence ATGGATAAACTAAAAGAGTTGCAGGACGTGATTGACCGTAGTCAGAATATTGTGTTTTTTGGTGGGGCAGGTGTTTCTACAGAGTCCAATATTCCAGACTTTCGTAGCTCAGATGGCGTCTATAGTGTCACCTTAGGTCGTCATTTTACGGCCGAACAATTGGTCTCTCATACCATGTTTGAGCGCTATCCGGAGGATTTTTTCGACTTTTACAAGAAATACCTGATCTATCCCGATGCCAAGCCCAATGCAGCCCATTGTTATCTTGCGCGTCTTGAAGAGACCGGTAAGCTTAAGGCGGTGGTGACGCAAAATATTGATAGTCTCCATGAGATGGCAGGATCTAAAAAAGTCTTGAAACTCCATGGTAGTGCCGATCGCAATTACTGTACGGGCTGTCAGCGCTTTTATGATCTGGAGGCCTTTCTAGCTTTGGCAGGGACTATTCCTCATTGCCTCGACTGTGGCAAGGTGGTCAAGCCGGATGTGACCCTTTACGAGGAACCCCTCGATATGGACGTCTTTAGCCAAGCAGCTCGAGCTATCCAAGAGGCTGACCTTCTCATCATCGGAGGGACCTCCCTTGTGGTCTATCCAGCAGCTAGTTTGATCCAGTACTTCCAAGGGAAGAATCTGGTTGTCATCAACAAAACCAATATCCCGCAAGACAAGCAGGCGGACCTGGTTATTGAAGGGAAGATTGGCCAAGTGTTTTCTAAATTAAGACAATAA
- a CDS encoding DUF6688 domain-containing protein translates to MKKIANWYKKWNQELETKFLASVLKMNFMTNFLIFISLSAFLIVGSLPGNIQSLGFWNAIFGVAVYSVTILVHALGVSYFVPNIFVILYVISRWSTIQAQTLEKELVGVYDEKEEEKIKRRVNNRKYFVILWIGVFGCILESFVIYLVKDLTPYDWTKQLINEQKHTMIWTEALPTILTLALISLLALVIYSYRDANSLSPLLNIFCISGILMGLVLLGVFDIQLQVIGCHTVFWLVYSISLLRTRMKEWEGESDPNRVYDNPILQRFHTILHQSKHWPWLAVVFALPLLAVLVMVLMLFGQRPDSLVKAWTNTADWTFSEKIPPQNLIIDEHYLCTVAAGGHEKVVKPQRMGVRHGHPVVVNRQLCIANAFEQVLEEKTPRFHRFLRRNYDRYGYPFAKHIKKKWAMDVIYYLMKPLEWVFLLVLYLVDRKPENRIAMQYIKPIPEDFDPKKAS, encoded by the coding sequence ATGAAAAAAATTGCTAACTGGTACAAAAAATGGAACCAGGAACTGGAGACTAAATTTTTAGCCAGTGTATTAAAGATGAACTTTATGACCAACTTCCTGATATTTATTAGTTTGTCTGCTTTTCTAATTGTCGGGAGTTTGCCAGGAAATATCCAATCTTTGGGTTTCTGGAATGCTATTTTTGGAGTTGCAGTTTACAGTGTTACAATTCTTGTTCATGCCCTAGGGGTCAGTTATTTTGTTCCTAATATCTTTGTGATTCTGTATGTTATTTCTAGATGGTCTACGATACAGGCCCAGACCTTGGAAAAGGAGCTGGTCGGTGTCTATGACGAGAAAGAAGAGGAAAAAATTAAACGAAGGGTCAACAATCGCAAGTACTTTGTCATCCTTTGGATAGGAGTCTTTGGCTGTATCCTCGAATCCTTCGTCATCTATCTAGTAAAGGATCTGACACCTTATGATTGGACGAAACAGCTTATCAATGAGCAGAAGCATACCATGATTTGGACGGAGGCTCTCCCGACGATCCTTACTTTGGCACTGATTTCCTTACTAGCGCTGGTCATCTATTCTTACCGAGATGCTAATTCCTTATCTCCACTTTTAAATATCTTTTGTATCAGTGGGATATTGATGGGATTGGTATTGTTAGGGGTGTTTGACATCCAGTTGCAAGTCATCGGTTGTCACACGGTTTTCTGGTTAGTTTATTCCATTAGTCTCTTAAGGACCAGGATGAAGGAGTGGGAGGGAGAGTCTGATCCAAATAGGGTCTATGACAATCCCATTCTCCAGCGCTTTCACACCATCCTCCACCAATCCAAACACTGGCCTTGGCTGGCGGTCGTCTTTGCCCTTCCCTTGTTAGCTGTATTGGTCATGGTTCTGATGCTTTTTGGTCAGCGACCTGATAGCTTGGTCAAGGCCTGGACCAATACGGCAGATTGGACTTTCTCGGAAAAGATTCCTCCTCAGAATCTGATCATAGATGAGCATTATCTCTGTACGGTCGCAGCAGGTGGCCATGAAAAGGTGGTCAAGCCCCAGCGGATGGGAGTCCGGCATGGTCATCCAGTGGTCGTCAATCGACAGCTCTGCATTGCCAATGCCTTTGAGCAAGTACTGGAAGAAAAGACGCCACGTTTCCATCGCTTCTTACGTCGCAATTATGACCGCTATGGCTATCCTTTTGCTAAACATATCAAGAAGAAATGGGCTATGGATGTCATTTACTATCTGATGAAGCCTCTGGAATGGGTCTTCTTGTTGGTTCTTTACCTGGTCGATCGCAAGCCTGAGAACCGAATCGCCATGCAATACATCAAACCGATCCCAGAGGATTTTGATCCCAAGAAAGCTTCTTAA
- a CDS encoding dihydroorotate dehydrogenase, whose product MTSNRLAVSLPGLDLKNPIIPASGCFGFGQEYAKYYDLDLLGSIMIKATTAEARFGNPTPRVAETPAGMLNAIGLQNPGVDVVLAEKLPWLAQHYPDLPIIANVAGFSNEEYATVSRKISQAPNVKAIELNISCPNVDHGNNGLLIGQVPELAYDAVKAAVEASSVLVYVKLTPSVADITQVAKAAEDAGASGLTMINTLVGMRFDLKTGKPIIANGTGGMSGPAIFPVALKLIRQVAQSTKLPIIGMGGVDSAEAAIEMMIAGASAIGVGTANFTDPYACPTIIEALPQVMDRYGIDTLENLRKHVRENLL is encoded by the coding sequence ATGACTAGTAATCGATTAGCTGTATCCTTACCAGGATTAGACTTGAAAAATCCCATTATTCCTGCCTCCGGCTGTTTTGGTTTTGGCCAAGAATATGCCAAATACTATGACTTGGACTTATTAGGATCCATTATGATCAAGGCAACGACAGCTGAGGCTCGTTTTGGCAATCCCACACCACGTGTCGCAGAGACTCCTGCAGGAATGCTCAATGCCATTGGTCTCCAAAATCCAGGTGTCGATGTCGTTCTCGCAGAGAAACTCCCTTGGTTAGCCCAGCATTATCCAGATCTACCGATTATTGCCAACGTAGCAGGATTTTCCAACGAAGAGTATGCGACGGTATCGCGGAAGATTTCTCAAGCACCAAATGTAAAGGCCATCGAGCTTAATATCTCTTGTCCCAATGTGGACCATGGGAATAACGGGCTTTTGATTGGTCAGGTTCCTGAGTTGGCCTATGATGCGGTAAAAGCTGCAGTAGAAGCATCCTCAGTCCTTGTCTACGTTAAATTGACCCCTAGTGTAGCAGACATCACTCAAGTAGCCAAGGCTGCGGAAGATGCGGGAGCAAGTGGCTTAACCATGATCAATACCTTGGTCGGGATGCGCTTCGACCTCAAGACTGGTAAGCCTATTATTGCCAATGGTACGGGAGGTATGTCAGGACCAGCTATCTTCCCAGTAGCCTTGAAACTCATCCGCCAAGTAGCCCAATCCACGAAACTTCCAATCATTGGAATGGGGGGTGTAGATTCAGCAGAAGCAGCGATTGAAATGATGATTGCTGGCGCTTCTGCGATCGGTGTCGGCACTGCCAATTTCACCGATCCTTATGCTTGTCCAACGATCATCGAAGCCCTGCCGCAGGTCATGGATCGATATGGCATTGACACTCTTGAGAACTTACGAAAACATGTCCGAGAAAATCTATTATAA